One genomic window of Fibrobacter sp. UWT2 includes the following:
- a CDS encoding glycoside hydrolase family 9 protein, translated as MGGILRDDYLFGLNPWDISFVYGVGDKNDAHPHHRASNPEGKNMPGLSYKYNVPTGGLVGWQSPANTSKNDDDKMSWENFYTSEVTLNAAALLTSALTFVSNGGSDYYEKKCENCDTTEFSPFSGEVYAAAYHYTFGDMDYFNINLFNETLEDADSVVAYIYFEATEEEMEGCGAIFTLDICQAYDMAGFNNPCENDREITTTLRNQLPLKIEDTYNKDKKTYTWQQAIYLGTVPYGRRMRLDIGVTTGLAATGHCDATMQPSKVNVAGGWSFTAHTATKDAPAYAGAPDWDKDQGDLQQAPQDPYIVLRSKGKLLWGYGPGNTTSDRVGFVKKFNVAKARMQVNKSKLYVLASAQGSKTVKIFDMLGNQLMAQSFNGTRAEVNLAKLPHRGALIARVVQNGKTLATQSIKIK; from the coding sequence CTGGGCGGGATTTTAAGGGACGACTACCTATTCGGCTTAAATCCCTGGGACATTTCCTTTGTATACGGCGTAGGCGACAAAAATGACGCTCACCCGCACCACAGGGCATCTAATCCTGAAGGAAAGAATATGCCCGGTCTGAGCTACAAATATAACGTTCCTACCGGTGGCCTGGTTGGATGGCAATCCCCTGCCAATACTTCAAAAAATGATGATGATAAAATGAGTTGGGAAAACTTCTATACTTCTGAAGTTACTCTTAACGCCGCAGCACTTTTGACATCTGCACTGACTTTTGTAAGCAACGGCGGCAGCGACTACTATGAAAAGAAGTGCGAAAACTGTGACACCACGGAATTCAGCCCCTTCTCTGGTGAGGTTTATGCAGCTGCATACCATTACACTTTCGGCGACATGGACTATTTCAACATCAATCTCTTCAACGAGACCCTTGAAGATGCCGACAGCGTTGTCGCCTACATTTACTTCGAAGCAACCGAAGAAGAAATGGAAGGTTGCGGAGCCATATTCACTCTAGATATTTGCCAAGCTTACGACATGGCCGGTTTCAACAATCCATGCGAAAACGATCGCGAAATCACAACCACATTGAGGAATCAACTCCCCCTGAAAATCGAAGATACTTACAACAAAGACAAAAAGACTTATACCTGGCAACAAGCCATCTATCTCGGAACCGTCCCCTACGGAAGAAGGATGAGACTTGACATTGGCGTGACTACTGGCTTAGCCGCAACCGGACATTGCGACGCCACCATGCAGCCCTCCAAGGTTAACGTGGCTGGTGGATGGAGCTTTACCGCCCACACCGCCACTAAGGATGCTCCCGCTTACGCAGGCGCCCCCGATTGGGACAAGGACCAGGGCGATCTCCAGCAAGCTCCGCAGGACCCCTACATCGTTCTCCGCAGCAAGGGCAAGCTCTTGTGGGGCTACGGTCCGGGCAATACCACCAGCGACCGCGTAGGCTTCGTGAAGAAGTTCAATGTCGCCAAGGCTCGCATGCAGGTGAACAAGAGCAAGCTCTATGTGCTAGCAAGTGCACAGGGCTCCAAGACAGTGAAGATCTTTGACATGCTTGGCAACCAGCTGATGGCACAGTCCTTCAACGGAACCCGCGCCGAAGTGAACCTCGCAAAACTTCCGCACCGCGGCGCCCTGATTGCAAGAGTCGTGCAAAACGGCAAGACGCTTGCAACCCAAAGCATTAAAATCAAGTAA